taaactgtggaaaattctgaatgagatgggaataccagaccacctgacctgcctcttgaaaaacctgtatgcagggcaggaagcaacagttagaactggacatggaacaacagactggtttcaaataggaaaagaagtacatcaaggctgtatatttcaccctgcttatttcacttatatgcagagtacatcatgagaaatgctgggctggaggaagcacaagctggaatcaagattgccgggagaaatattaataacctcatatatgcaaatgacaccacccatatggcagaaagtgaagaggaactaaagagcctctggaggaaagtgaaagaggagagtgaaaaagttggcctaaagctcaacattcagaaaactaagatcatggcatctggtcccatcacttcatggcaaatagacggggaaacagtggaaacagtgtcagactttatttttctgggctccaaaatcactgtagatggtgactgcagccatgaaattaaaagacacttactccttggaaggaaagttatgaccaacctagatagcatattaaaaagcagagacattactttgccgacaaaagtctgtctagtcaaggctctggtttgtccaggggtcatgtatggatgtgatagttggactataaagaaagctgagcacagaagcacAGTCCCCAACTTTAGCttggtaaaatattttcaagtgaagACACTCACTCAGGACAAAGACTATATCTAAAGGTTACTAAAGCAAGGAAAAGACTAAACCGACAGTATGGTCTTAGTACCTTTTCTTAGACTCTCTTACGTGCTTAAGTTAAACAGCAATAAATTCTTTCAGTTTGTACCAAATTTGGGAGTGGGAGTAGAAAAGAGAtcaatggtgtgatccctcaaGTTCTAATAATCTCAATTTCTTTTCTATAAGTCAGTAAATTTAGAGCCTCATAAAGAACTAAAAGTATTATTACTTGCACTAACTGAAatcaactaatttaaaaaatattcctcaaAGGATTATACTATAAAATGTGCTACCAGCTTGGACAGAAAATAATAGTGACTGTTGGAAATGACAAATGACCAAGTGATTAAAATAACTCTAGTATATATAACTTGCCTTTGTCATGCACAGGATATAATACTatggaaaatataaatacatataataaatgtCAAGAAAGTGTTGTAACCCTATGAGCAAGTGACATTCATGCTGGTTCTTAGTTTGCTTATTTGTAAAAAGCCAGAGGATTAAGTGTTCTCTGAGGTCCCTTTCAGCTCATTTTTTGATTCTATGAGACTAGAACACAAAGATCTATTTTATAGACTTTTAACACATAAActacaaatttctttctttctctgggaaaaaaaatctactgctGTTAAAACATAAGTAATGAACAGATAGACATTAATTGAGCAAGTTTTCCAAGATTCTAAAAACTATGGGCTGAACGAGAAAAATTCTTTTGAAAGAGTCATCTGAAGAAATTCCATTCCATACACAGACACAATTACATGTCTAATTAAACACAGAGACTACTAGAGGCCATGTATTAGTTCCTTAAGTGTGCTTAGAATTTTATTCAATTCCTAAATCACAGTTGAGTTCCTATAAAAGTTATTGTACAAGATCCTCAGAGGAACTGGTAGATGTTcaaatactttttcatttatCAAGATAAAATACTGAAGCATATTTTCACATTCTGTAATACATTCCCATAAAAGTGGGACAATTTGGTTCAATGATGCCAGCAAATCACTTGATTTGCTGAAAACAGCAAATCGTGAAAACAACACCTTGcctgttatatattttaaatgttttaaagaatgaTGTGATATTTCAGTTCTCACACTATGTATTTTGGTTCCCATATTTGCCAAATTTTAGgcccttaaattaaaaaatatatatatactgtacaaCTACCAATTGGGAATGTGAGTCATATATTGGTAGATAAAATATCATGTTGAATAGAATTTAAATTGTCACTAAAGATATCATTAATAATGTAtgagtggaaatagtgtcagactttatttttgggggctccaaaatcactgcagatggtgactgcagccatgaaattaaaagacgcttgctccttggaagaaaagttatgaccaacctagatagcatattgaaaagcagagacattactttgccaacaaaggtccgtctagtcaaggctatgatttttccagtggtcatgtatggatgtgagagttggactgtgaagaaagctgagcacttaagaattgatgcttttgaactgtggtgctggagaacactcttgtgagtcctttggactacaaggagatccaaccagtccatcctaaaggagaccagtcctgggtattcattggaagggctgatgctgaggctgaaactccaatactttggccacctgatgcgaagagctgactcattggaaaagaccctgatgctgggagggattgggggcaggaggagaagtggacaacagaggatgagatggctggatggcatcaccgacttgatgcacatgagtttgggtgaactccgggagttggtgatggacaaggaggcctggtgtgctgcgattcatggagtcgcaaaaagttggacacaactgagtgactgaactgaactgaactgactatttACAAACATGCCAAAAGGTATTCCTCTTGTCAAACTTACATATAAATTTTATGACACTGACATTGTGGGGATGTTAAGTGCAGTCATTTCTtataaaagatcaataaaatctAGCTGAAATGGGAGGCAGAGCTGAAAACGATCCTTCTCATAACGTTTTACAACACTGTCAAGATTCTCCATGAAGATCCTCTCTAAGGAAGCCTTTCTGTAAAGCTCCGCAGAATTTTCGATTTCAAGCCTTTGTATTTAAAGTCAgatgttattgtttttttttgttttttttgcaacACGGAACCTTTATTTTAATGTGATTACTGTACATCTGCAGTATTGGAGTAATCCTTTTATGAATGGAACTAGAAGAAACAATGACAAAACCAAACTGGCATTTGATGTGAATCCACAGGAGTTTAAGCTTCAAATCCAGCCAAGAAGTTTGTTACAATCTCTTTCAGCTTTGCATCTGACTCTTCTGAGATCTTTCCATCAGTCCTGATTTTGCCCAACAGGGCTTGATGTTGGCTGATAACGTGAGACAAGAAAGCATTCTCAAATTTTGTGATCTTGCTGGGCTCCAGCTTGTCAAGATACCCCCTGACACCCGCATAGATAACAGCCACTTGCTCTTCAATAGCCATGGGAGAATACTGTCCCTGCTTGAGCAGCTCACTCAAACGCACACCACGACTCAAGAGTTGTTGAGTGGCAGCATCAAGGTCAGAACCGAACTGGGCAAAAGCAGCAACCTCACGATACTGAGCCAACTCCAGTTTCATAGTACCTGCCACCTGTTTCATGGCCCTGGTTTGGGCAGCAGATCCGACATGGGACACAGACAAACCAACATTAATGGCAGGGCGGATACCTTTGTAGAACAATTCTGTTTTCAAGAAGATCTGTCTGTCAGTGATGGAAATGACATTTGTTGGAATGTAAGCAGACACATTACCAGCTTGTGTTTCGATGACTGGTAGAGCAATCAAGGAGCCACCACCAAAAACATCGCTCATTTTAGCTGCTCTCTCCAGGAGTCAGGAGTGCAGGTAGAATACATCACCAGGATAGGCCTCACGACCAGGGGGTCGGCAGAGCAGCAGAGACATCTGACGATAAGCAACCGCCTGTTTGGATAAGTCATCATAAATGATCAAAGCGTGTTTGCCATTATCCCTAAAATATTCTCCCATTGAACATCCAGAATAAGGAGCCAGGTACTGAAGTGGGGCAGCATCTGAAGCAGTAGCTGAAACCACAGTGGTATACTTCATGGCATCTGCATCTGTAAGTCTCTTCACCAACTGGGCAACAGTGGATCTCTTTTGACCAATAGCAACATAGATACAGTACAGCTTCTTCTTTTCATCAGTTCCATCATTGAATCGTTTCTGGTTAATGATTGTGTCAATTGCAATTGACATTTTGCCAGTCTGTCGGTCACCAATAATCAGCTCACGCTGACCACGACCAATCGGCACCAAGCTATCCACAGCCTTAATGCCAGTTTGCATTGGTTCCGTCACAGAGATTCGAGGAATGATCCCAGGGGCTTTCAAGCCAACTCATCTTCGGGCCTTGGAACCAATTGGACTCTTTCCATCAATGGCATTACCGAGGGCATCGACTACACGACCCAGCAGCTCCTCGCCAACTGGAACATCTACAATAGCCCCAGTTCTCTTCACAATATCTCCTTCCTTAATAAGTTTATCATTTCCAAACACGACAACACCAACATTGTCAGGCTCCAAGTTCAGAGACATACCCTTTAAACCTGAAGAAAACTCTACCATTTCTTCTGCTTGAACATCTCTTAACCCATGTACCCGAGCAATACCATCACCAATACTTAAAACACGCCCAGTCTCTTCAAGGTCAACAGAGGTATCAGCTCCAAGAATACGCTCTTCGAGAATAGAGGACACCTCAGCAGTGCCTGTCTTCTGCAGACAAGAGTTAGAGGCATGCAGGTTCCTTGCAGCAATGAAGGA
This window of the Bos taurus isolate L1 Dominette 01449 registration number 42190680 breed Hereford chromosome 5, ARS-UCD2.0, whole genome shotgun sequence genome carries:
- the LOC512953 gene encoding LOW QUALITY PROTEIN: ATP synthase subunit alpha, mitochondrial-like (The sequence of the model RefSeq protein was modified relative to this genomic sequence to represent the inferred CDS: substituted 2 bases at 2 genomic stop codons), with the protein product MLSVRVAVAMACALPRQVGLVSKNALGSSFIAARNLHASNSCLQKTGTAEVSSILEERILGADTSVDLEETGRVLSIGDGIARVHGLRDVQAEEMVEFSSGLKGMSLNLEPDNVGVVVFGNDKLIKEGDIVKRTGAIVDVPVGEELLGRVVDALGNAIDGKSPIGSKARRXVGLKAPGIIPRISVTEPMQTGIKAVDSLVPIGRGQRELIIGDRQTGKMSIAIDTIINQKRFNDGTDEKKKLYCIYVAIGQKRSTVAQLVKRLTDADAMKYTTVVSATASDAAPLQYLAPYSGCSMGEYFRDNGKHALIIYDDLSKQAVAYRQMSLLLCRPPGREAYPGDVFYLHSXLLERAAKMSDVFGGGSLIALPVIETQAGNVSAYIPTNVISITDRQIFLKTELFYKGIRPAINVGLSVSHVGSAAQTRAMKQVAGTMKLELAQYREVAAFAQFGSDLDAATQQLLSRGVRLSELLKQGQYSPMAIEEQVAVIYAGVRGYLDKLEPSKITKFENAFLSHVISQHQALLGKIRTDGKISEESDAKLKEIVTNFLAGFEA